A stretch of DNA from Zonotrichia albicollis isolate bZonAlb1 chromosome 17, bZonAlb1.hap1, whole genome shotgun sequence:
ATGTGCTGTGATCTTTATCTGAGGTTATTCATGGTTATTTCTAAGTTACAAGCAGGAGCTCTGAAGCAGAGTTAGCCTGGATGCCATAGATTCAATgaagtaaaatgaaaatgttcaCACTTTACCAAAATGATTGTGGATTTTTACAAAGACAAGAAATGCACAACAGCCCACTCCAGGACATTTCCTTAGGAATGAATCTTTGTGCCTCTTTATTTCATAATGCCACTTAGAAGACTCACATGGTCACTTCATTCTAATGACAGATCCTTTGGAGCTTTGGACTTGATAATCATGCTCAAGAGCCAGTGCTGGAACACTTGATCTCCAGCCAATTAATCCCTGGGTTGTTTTAGGTATTGGAGGAGATGGAAGCACCTAAAATCAAAGTAACATGCAAAACTGAATGATGAAAAGGTTTTTGGTTGAAGTTTCTGCAACATTGCCTTTTGTACTGTAGTGTTCTAAAATCAACAATCAGGTCATTGTTTACTAGTGTATgttggaataattttttttctaagtttGGTTCAATACTAAGGGCTTTAATTGCTTAACATTATTAGACTttttgtattattattattatgtatGGAAAAAGCTCAAGCAGAAgataatcatcatcatcatctttaAAACGAATTAACTTCAGTAAACAGGAGAAATAGTGTTTCCTCCTTGCTGTAGTATATTTGGTAACAATGCAGCTAtggaataataattttaaatccaAATGCTGAAGATATTACTGACCAAGCTGGCTTTTACATCAAGAACTACTTATTCATTCTACCTTCCTTCTACTCTAAAAGATGGGTGAGCAGCAAGTTAATCTGCAACTAATCTAgctaaaaaggaaacaaaacaaaagccaacAGACTCTGTTCAGTGACTGCTGTGCTTACTTTGGCTGAATCATCTCAATTGGGCACGTTCTATCATTTCAGCATCTGGGGACTTAGCAGAGAAATACACAGCAAGAGAACAATGTTTCAGTTCTCTTGCCAGAGTTGCTTCACTTTGTTCTTTGGCCAAGATTAGAAAATGTTTATGATATTTAGGTGGAGCAGTTCCTcagaaaagataatttttatGGCCAAAAGTGCCACCCACTGAGCAGGATAATGAAGGAAATCATGTCCCACTTTTGGTCTGGGGGAGGGGACTGCAGAGCTTTTATTAGTCTAACCTAGAGAGAACAGATTTGACTGTTACCACAAGGTAAATGTGCAGAAAGACACTTCTGAAAAGGATGTATGAAACTTCACTCTGAATATGTAAAAGGTGACCTAAATCACAGCCAGCCCTTCTCTTCCTCCCATGCTGAGGTGAaatggaaactcagctccacCAGGCTGTGCAGGCTTGGGGAGCAGCTGAGACCTGCAGGGTTTGTGAATGCACCAAAGCCCCACGGGGCTGGGACGCCGCTGGAACTGCAGCTGGACTGACCCTGGAGCTGAGGGACAAAGCTGAGGAgcaaggagcagggctggcacaaaTGAAGCCATTTCATTGCTTCACCACACTCAGCACTAGctcctaatttttattttaatttaatctcAATAAAAGCTTTCGCTACTTCCATACCTTATCTCCCCAGCCTTGGAATCCTTTGAAAGAAAGCTAGTTCAGCAAGTAAGAACTTCCAATCTCCTTTATTTCCCTAATCTTCTCTGAGTGGACTAACCTTCCTTTTCATTAGCATATCCTGCTTCCCCTTTGGTAAATTCCTCTCCCAATGTCACTGCTTTAGCTGCCTGTGGACTCCCCCTATTCACTGGTGATCCTGACACACTGTATTTATAAATTAAACCATCACTCACATTTTACTCTCCAGCTATTTGACAGCTTTAAGACCCTGAATATACATATAAATcatacaaaacaaaataattatgACTTGGCTTATTAGAACTGGCTTCTTATTAATTTGTGGTGCTGAAGAGGACAGTGGTATTGTCTCTGACAAAAAGCAGACTCTTAAATAAAGATAGAAAAATTACAACCATAACCAAAGGGCAATTCCTTGTcttaaacaaatgcttttaaAGCATAGTTTGGCTTGCAAATGCAGTTTACTTTGACCTTTAGTTAAAGACCCCCCTCTATAAGACAACTGGCTTTCAGAGCTTGTGTGGTTTCTTAAAACAGATGTTTCTGTTTTGCAATTTCCAGATCTAATTTTCTAACCTTAATGTATTTTTCCACGGGTGTCACAGGTCGAACCTGCAGGTGATCTGGAAGCTGTAGCTTGGGCTTTGCAGCTTCTTTCTTTTCAGGTCCAAGCAACTAAAACCAAAACATATTTAAAAACTGGACTCTTTATCTTTGGAAATATACTGTAATATGTGAAATCCACACCATTCCCCTCATTGTTGCAGATGAACTTCCTGTTCTTTCCTCTTAAGCAGGATTACTTATTTCAGTTCTTTGGAAATTACTGGACTTTTTGTTTCAGAAGACATGCAAACTTCATTTGTAACTATGCAGGGGCCACATCAATCCTGTTCTTTAGCAATGAAATACTGGGATTGCAAATGTAACAACATGTGCTACTGTATTCTAATATCTAAACATCACTGAGAAGAGACATCActccaaatattttcatttgttgTAGATTCCCCCACTGACAATTTAATTAGCTGGAACCTTTTCCCctagatttttaaaataccatATGGAGAGACAAaggggaaatattttcctgtcaGTGTGCATCTAGTACTTGTTAGCACTATTAGGAGTCATGCTTCTCAGGAGAAATATATCAGAATATGCACAGCATATAAATTACCACTTGATGTgttttattcagaaaaaaatggaatatttGAACCATTTCAAAAGTAGTGCGATTGCTACCTAGGAGGTCAGTGTAATAAAGCATACTCAGTACACTTCTGGTCTTCTGTGCTCTCATAATTTTGTGTCCAGATCAATGTGTGCTCATGTGTTGCTTATCTTATCAGCCATATTACATGACATTCAACTGTACCTCTTCAAGAGGTGTTttcaaaaatccccatttctcAGCCCATTTTTTTGCAGCATCTCTTTCAGTTTCAATACGGATTTTCctgaaaccaacaaaaaacatttaaaattactttgaaaactttcattaaaaaaacccccaacacgCCAACCCCAGCTACCGACGTCACAAAGCACAGCACTTCAGCTGCAATCTTTAAACTTCCATCTCAAAGCAGCGCGTTTATGTACGAATATCATTATCTGACTCGGAGCTAATGGGAAAATACTTCCCAGAGGTTTGAAACGCTGTATGTGAAACAGCGAACGCTGTATGTGAAACAGTGAACACTGCACGGGAACACTGCACTGCTTTTAAATTATGTTAAAAAGCGGAGGAGGCTGGAAAGTAAGCACCAATGATGCTTTCAAATATCCTTTCATTTACTGTGTTGGCTGATGAGGTGCCCTCACCC
This window harbors:
- the CIMIP1 gene encoding ciliary microtubule inner protein 1, whose product is MEHIPAPPAILCPPTPVAAVAPQRPGGRGPGPGPMEPTDHTAENKEYINYVAQDKSWKIRIETERDAAKKWAEKWGFLKTPLEELLGPEKKEAAKPKLQLPDHLQVRPVTPVEKYIKVLPSPPIPKTTQGLIGWRSSVPALALEHDYQVQSSKGSVIRMK